The following proteins are co-located in the Besnoitia besnoiti strain Bb-Ger1 chromosome Unknown contig00007, whole genome shotgun sequence genome:
- a CDS encoding uncharacterized protein (encoded by transcript BESB_075540), protein MLLRPPPAPPNFPWHVFPLNVEWAIAYGSSFFSQCPRSLQSAPAGMPLSACAPVPGHCPKTGRPLSSSAVNCPSSAQPLSPSCRDYLLLVPAAGVQAFHRENLRTQPHHYSWPFRLAGAEAVARYQRLGQGVEVFYNTLVRLPPDGQLAKYGVAAVEDIQNELTDWTSLFFSGRLHKPVHFFSSKGLQVTEAPFWHHLQANRLSALRAAILLQAKSVFPFKDLLHAICGLSYTGDIRMAFVENPRKLSNLVSGQTVQLFSLYYPLLARIPELRLLTQTSSEQLTAVCRMWHPDGPDAVSAGLLEVDTSVLKFRP, encoded by the exons ATGTTGCTGCGCCCCCCCCCAGCGCCACCAAACTTCCCGTGGCACGTCTTCCCTCTCAATGTCGAGTGGGCGATCGCCTACGgttcgtctttcttctcgcagtgccctcgctcgctgcagtCAGCTCCCGCAGGGATGCCGTTGTCTG CTTGCGCCCCCGTGCCAGGTCACTGTCCCAAAACGGGGCGGCCcttgtcttcttccgccgtcAACTGCCCATCATCGGCCCAGCCTCTGTCACCGTCGTGCCGTGATTACCTGCTGCTGGTCCCCGCGGCCGGCGTCCAGGCATTCCACCGCGAAAATCTCCGCACTCAACCACACCATTATTCGTGGCCTTTCCGGCTGGCTGGCGCAGAAGCTGTCGCGCGCTACCAGCGACTAGGTCAGGGCGTTGAGGTTTTCTACAACACACTTGTTCGGCTGCCTCCTGATGGACAG CTGGCCAAGTATGGCGTGGCAGCCGTGGAGGACATCCAGAACGAGCTTACGGACTGGACGTCGCTGTTTTTCAGCGGCAGGCTTCACAAGCCG GTGCACTTCTTCTCTTCGAAAGGCCTACAGGTGACTGAGGCCCCCTTTTGGCATCACTTGCAAGCAAACCGCTTGAGCGCA ctccgcgccgcgatTTTGTTGCAGGCGAAATCTGTGTTTCCGTTCAAAGACCTCCTCCATGCAATTTGTGGTCTGTCGTACACAG GAGATATTCGTATGGCCTTTGTGGAGAACCCTCGGAAACTCTCTAACCTG GTGTCTGGGCAGACCGTACAGCTCTTCTCTCTATATTATCCTCTTCTAGCGCGCATTCCCGAACTCCGTCTGCTAACACAAACTAGTTCGGAGCAGCTCACCGCGGTCTGCCGCATGTGGCATCCAGACGGGCCTgacgccgtctccgctggaTTGCTTGAAGTCGATACCTCAG TACTGAAGTTCCGACCATAG
- a CDS encoding uncharacterized protein (encoded by transcript BESB_075550), with the protein MDRVSLLFTAAAGLAPDTPTLLGLSPPQIILVLQHLLQHLRQGSPKCGVFTPGCDGCQTQEPACGAVESTMLPSTGPKGMLKPASGTSGGFPSTRVADVLRQVIASCDSRNHSRKVRSGRCETDGDPQCESSQARSRWAARLLLAVVAQQVAVEVLSAWSRRYRNGEGLKSKSLLSEYTRALHNANRRALSLASTAAASSFHAAVPALLSAYTMLSRVGGALHAAAAHYDDDSTWSDRGAVDDSHPPQFVSEDKMTGPASPRNSRASRTRGGLPGRIPLALLATTRVMGPELHGTTTAMEALLSMAQTEREASSNLYDSSPKEISTESMSVVPENSDPEAAHDGEATRDVTTSVLKAIDTVQQGLAFVCRLLYNASYGRSRGEQMAPGEVRRLLLGKDPSFKPESSAIAKL; encoded by the coding sequence ATGGATCGCGTTTCGCTGCTTTTTACGGCGGCAGCAGGATTGGCCCCGGACACGCCAACGCTGCTCGGCCTTTCGCCTCCACAAATCATTCTGGTGCTACAGCATTTACTTCAACACTTGCGACAAGGTTCTCCCAAATGCGGAGTCTTCACTCCAGGTTGCGACGGGTGCCAGACACAAGAACCCGCTTGTGGAGCTGTGGAAAGCACTATGCTGCCTAGCACTGGACCCAAAGGGATGTTGAAGCCAGCGTCTGGCACATCAGGAGGATTTCCTTCAACACGCGTGGCCGATGTTCTCCGTCAAGTCATCGCCTCATGTGACAGCCGAAACCACTCCCGGAAGGTACGATCAGGGCGATGCGAGACCGACGGGGATCCGCAGTGTGAAAGTTCGCAGGCACGCTCTCGATGGGCAGctcggctcctcctcgccgtaGTGGCGCAGCAGGTGGCAGTGGAAGTCTTATCTGCGTGGTCGCGCAGATACAGAAATGGAGAGGGTCTTAAGTCAAAAAGCTTGCTCAGTGAATATACTCGCGCGCTTCACAACGCTAACAGAAGAGCACTTTCTCTTGCTTCCACTGCAGCCGCATCATCTTTCCATGCGGCGGTCCCAGCTTTGTTATCGGCCTACACAATGCTCTCTCGTGTCGGCGGTGCGttgcacgccgcggcggcacaTTACGATGACGATTCCACTTGGAGCGACCGGGGAGCTGTTGACGACAGCCACCCTCCTCAATTCGTATCTGAGGACAAGATGACGGGGCCGGCCAGCCCTCGGAACAGCCGGGCGTCGCGGACGAGGGGCGGGCTACCTGGCAGGATCCCGCTCGCGTTACTCGCGACAACGCGCGTCATGGGACCTGAGTTACACGGCACGACTACGGCcatggaggcgctgctgtcAATGGCACAGACAGAACGAGAAGCCTCCTCGAATCTATACGACAGCAGTCCAAAAGAAATCTCGACCGAGTCGATGTCTGTCGTCCCAGAAAACTCGGACCCTGAAGCGGCACACGATGGCGAGGCCACTCGAGACGTGACCACCTCAGTTCTCAAGGCCATTGACACTGTACAGCAGGGATTAGCCTTCGTATGCCGCCTGCTGTATAACGCGTCTTacggccgcagcagaggagaacAGATGGCACCGGGAGAGGTGCGCCGTTTACTGCTTGGAAAAGATCCGTCGTTCAAACCGGAGAGCAGCGCCATCGCTAAGCTTTAA